CAATCGAGGCATCCCAAGACGGCCGATAGAGCATTCTACATATGCAAGTGGAATGATTCATTGAATCCTTGCCACTGCTTTTTCTTTCAGTGGATCGATGGTCCGGATAAGTTTGATCCTACAATTCGGATGTTCCCTTATTATCGGTCAGAGTCGTGGGCGTACAATGAGTTTAGACGATGGGTCCCTCCCCCACCAAATCCACCACCTATGacagaggaagagaagcaagaaaCTGCTATATATCGTGTGAACAATCCTCCCAAATGTCATTGCGGTGTTCGTGCCAAACTTCAAAGGCCCAATATTGGTGTCCCTCCAAAGTTCACTCCCTTTTTTAGATGCTCGCTAAAGACTATAGTAAGTGTCATGTAGCGTAGCATTGATTCTTTAATTTTACAGGAGTAGATGCTCGCTAATGTTATGTGTCATGCAGGATGGATGGCCGGTATGTGACTTCAATGAGTATATTTATGGTCGTAGATCCCATTGGCCGACAGAAGAGGAAGTGCGAGAATTTGAGAGTGGGAAGAAGCCATGGCCATGTACAACTACTCCTAGTCTTCGATGCAAGTGTGGTATTCTGGCCACAAAAGGCGTAGTTCCTTCTGAGCTTGGCTACAGATATTACTGTGGCAATAGCTACGGAGAGTATTGGGTTCGTATATTAACGACAAAGTTGAAACTCCTTATGATTATGTCATTGTGCTAGTACTTGGTATATTAACATTTCTGAATGTTTGGCTCTTAATAATTTTTCAggagggaaggacatgtgattgggAGTGGTTCCAAGGCCGGTATGAGCTAATGTTGCAATTGGGCAGAACAAAAGAGCCTTGGAAATCTAGAGACACTATAAATAGAAAACTGAAGCTAAGGAAGGATTACCAAGTTATTTTGCCCCTTGAGTCATTTCTGTCAGGGACTGTACTCCAAGACCTACGGCGTGAGTATGGAAAGAAggcagcagaaaaggcaactctTGAGGATTGCATTGTTTATTGGAGGAGGAACCGAAGCAAGTACCCACGGCCCCTCACAGATAGGGAGCTTTTGGCAAATtatgagaagaagaaggaggaggaggaggagttggagaggcAGAGGTTAAGGGAGGAAAGAGCAAAGAAATGTTTTACTGTTGATACGGAAGCTAAATACCCAAAGGATTCTTGGGAAgaatattttcagaaattggAGGCTAACAAGAGGAtgaaagaaatggaaaagatggAGGATTTAGCTCAGGAGGCTCAGATGGAGGCAATGCAGGCCCTAGTTGCCGATCTGCCACACAAGGTGCCCAACGTTGAGAAGGATGTGTCATCCGCGAGCACGGAGGTTTTGGGTGTTAGAGGTACTCAAATGGAGGCAATGAAGTCAATTGTAGAAGACTTACCGGCCCAGGACAAAGGGAAGAGTATTTCTGAGCATGACCATGTTcctgatgatggagatgatgacgaGTGGTGGGCAATGAATGCAGCAGAAGTAGAGGTCATAGTGTCCCAAATTGAGGTGAGAAAGGGGAAAGCTGTAGTCAAAGATGATGGAGATGATAATGATGATGGTTGGGGAGAGCTTTTGATTGAAGGCGACTCTgattagtttgttttatttatactTGTATGGACTCTATATATGATTGGACTATGTGTGTGACGGACTTTTTTATTGCTAGACTATTTATGTGCTTTACCTATTCATGTGGTTGTCGTTTGTGTATGAGATTTTATTTGTAGTTTCGAACATTGTATGGTTATGAAATTAGGAATTTATTTTGTTTGTATCGTGTGCAATTTAATGATGGGTCATCTCCATTATTGAACAACTATTTTAGATTACAGTCGCAACTACAGATGCATAAATTGTGGCATGAAGCGTGTCCAAGTTTGTTTGTTTTCAACCGATGGTATTATATATGAGTTAAGTATCATTGCAATAAATTTTTTTGGTTCTCCTGCTATTCTAGGTTTTGAAGCTGGAAAAATTGTAATAATTGAAGGATGTGTACGTTAAATCATAGAGGCCGGAAAAtgccattatctaaaaaatttCTTCTAATGCATCTTGGCAGCTGTCCTGCCGCCAGTTATACCTTCCATGCATGTTCGAACGCCAAAGTTTAAAGCTATACTTTTGCATTGGTGCAGATATTTTTATCTTACACAATCTCTTTAGGGTTGGAACTTTGGTGACCAAGATTCCATTAGTACACATTGCAATATCTTGCCTTTCTTTTTCACACGTGTATCTGCCTTTAGTTTAAAAACTAGTTTGGTTGTCATCTTTTCAGGTTATAATTTATGCTCTCGTCAAAGATCCTGCAAGGCTATAATTGATTTCAAGCGCTAGCTTCTTAGTTCTCATATGTTGGAACTATGCTCCTCTATGCTAAGAAGTCATTTAAGAAGATGTATCCTGTTGCAAAGAATTATTTTGGAGGTTTTATCCAAGCACATTCATTTTCAGGTTATGTTCCAACTTTTGCTTTCTCAGATCATGTTGAAATGAAGGGCTGCTCTAAACCTCTAACTCACCCGGAATGCCGCAGCACCAGAAGCAAGCAGTAGCGAGAGGCAACATCAAGGCCGAATTCTGTTCTTGTCGCGCCATTCGGAGTGGCGCGACCAAAGGGACCTGCCACGCCACCAAGTAAAAAATGTAGTCCCTACTGGGCTTGGGCACACAATGGCGCGACAAAGTAGGCTTGGGCACAcatactctatttttttagagttagAAATATTTTATACCATGAATATATAAATGATCTCTTTGATTCTACAATTTCCTTATACTCTTTTGTACTTTTCATATATTCTGTTGTTCATAGCTTCCAATGGCGGCCAAGCCTACTGAAGAATGGCGCAACTCGAGTCCAGTTAAAATTGATGATGGTGGTTTGTCGCCTGACCAGAGCACCTCGTATGAGGAGGAGGTGGTAACACCGCCTAAGGAGAAGCCACACCGTACCGTAGAAGTGATGGCACTCGGCAACAGGTCAAAGTGATGGCACTCGACACCCATATTTGCCAAGTGTTTTggccaaaacactcggcaaagggccgctttgccgagtgttttagccaaaacactcggcaaagctttcatatattcaattttatttttgtttttagttTCAGCTCGTGCAAGTAAAACATCTCACATGTCACACAAATCGCTCAAATATCACATATATCACACAAATGTCTCAAATATGACATATATCACCAAACAAGTCCACATATCACACATATAGTACACAGATATCATCACAAGTCCACAAATCAAACCAAGTCCAGCACCAAGCTCACAAGTATCACCAAATAAGTCCATAACAAATCACGTACTCAGTAGCATGCAAACCGATACTCTAGATGTACATGCATACAGATAAGGCAACAGAAATCCATCTCACAAGACCTTTCCAGCAATTACATCGATATAAGATCCGGCAAAGCATCTTCCTTGCTACCGCGACCTTGGCTTCCTCCTTCCAGCTGGGTACCGTGACCACTACTTTCTCCTTCCCTTGGAGTATTGGCATAGTAGTTGATGGTGACGACGGGGTTGTTGTCGTGGTTGGTGCTGGAGAAGCAACTGACATGGGTTGCACAGTTGCTACAGGGCAGACACCCACCTAACCAGCTAATCATCTTGGATAATTTCTTCCGTATTGTCATAGGATTTGCTGAGAACTTTGATATTTCAATGGCTCCACCAAAACAAAAACAGACAAATTTCACCTGTGGATCTGGGTTTGCTGATGTTGTTGTAGGTGGAAGTGGCCTCAGTGCGGTCTTGAATTTGGAGGAGGCGCCTGGGAGGGGGGCTAGCTGAGGCCGCATACCAGAATAACTGAGGGGTCAGACAAGGAT
The nucleotide sequence above comes from Panicum virgatum strain AP13 chromosome 3K, P.virgatum_v5, whole genome shotgun sequence. Encoded proteins:
- the LOC120701599 gene encoding uncharacterized protein LOC120701599; translated protein: MAMSDARYKLLGGGQYPSECDEDAPVPHALPVPFCHCEPGNQLAEVKQSRHPKTADRAFYICKWNDSLNPCHCFFFQWIDGPDKFDPTIRMFPYYRSESWAYNEFRRWVPPPPNPPPMTEEEKQETAIYRVNNPPKCHCGVRAKLQRPNIGVPPKFTPFFRCSLKTIDGWPVCDFNEYIYGRRSHWPTEEEVREFESGKKPWPCTTTPSLRCKCGILATKGVVPSELGYRYYCGNSYGEYWEGRTCDWEWFQGRYELMLQLGRTKEPWKSRDTINRKLKLRKDYQVILPLESFLSGTVLQDLRREYGKKAAEKATLEDCIVYWRRNRSKYPRPLTDRELLANYEKKKEEEEELERQRLREERAKKCFTVDTEAKYPKDSWEEYFQKLEANKRMKEMEKMEDLAQEAQMEAMQALVADLPHKVPNVEKDVSSASTEVLGVRGTQMEAMKSIVEDLPAQDKGKSISEHDHVPDDGDDDEWWAMNAAEVEVIVSQIEVRKGKAVVKDDGDDNDDGWGELLIEGDSD